The following are from one region of the Hyalangium gracile genome:
- the tsf gene encoding translation elongation factor Ts: MAEISATMVKDLREKTGAGMMDCKKALAESGGDFVKAEEWLRKKGIAKAGSKEGRVAAEGIIATYVHSSRIGVMVEVNCETDFVARNEDFQALAKDIAMHVAAASPQYVRREEIPADVLEKEKEIQRAQLQEQKKPEAMWDKILVGKIEKFYETVCLVDQVWVKDDKKKVGEMVTERAAKIGEKVSIRRFTRYVVGEGIEKKKDDLAAEVAKTLGTGKA; the protein is encoded by the coding sequence ATGGCTGAGATCAGCGCCACGATGGTGAAGGACCTCCGCGAGAAGACCGGCGCGGGCATGATGGACTGCAAGAAGGCGCTCGCCGAGAGCGGCGGAGACTTCGTCAAGGCCGAGGAGTGGCTGCGCAAGAAGGGCATCGCCAAGGCCGGCAGCAAGGAGGGCCGCGTCGCGGCCGAGGGCATCATCGCCACCTACGTCCACAGCAGCCGCATCGGCGTGATGGTGGAGGTCAACTGCGAGACGGACTTCGTGGCTCGCAACGAGGACTTCCAGGCCCTGGCCAAGGACATCGCCATGCACGTCGCCGCGGCCAGCCCGCAGTACGTGCGCCGCGAGGAGATCCCCGCCGACGTGCTGGAGAAGGAGAAGGAGATCCAGCGCGCCCAGCTCCAGGAGCAGAAGAAGCCCGAGGCCATGTGGGACAAGATCCTCGTGGGCAAGATCGAGAAGTTCTACGAGACGGTCTGCCTGGTGGACCAGGTCTGGGTGAAGGACGACAAGAAGAAGGTCGGTGAGATGGTGACCGAGCGCGCCGCGAAGATCGGCGAGAAGGTCTCCATCCGTCGCTTCACGCGCTACGTGGTGGGCGAGGGCATCGAGAAGAAGAAGGATGACCTGGCCGCCGAGGTCGCCAAGACGCTGGGCACCGGCAAGGCCTAA
- the rpsB gene encoding 30S ribosomal protein S2 has translation MAAASGITMKQLLEAGVHFGHQTKRWNPKMKPYIFGARNGIYIIDLQKTVVMARAAFRFVADITSRGGHVLFVGTKKQAQDVIREEAARAGQFFVTSRWLGGTLTNFKTIKQGIDRLKALEKMAEDGTFERLPKKEVAQLEREREKLEKNLGGVKEMSKLPRCVFVIDPKKEHIAIHEATRLGIPVIGVVDTNCDPDGIDFVIPGNDDAIRSIKLFTSKIADACLEGAARYRASGAAERDEQEEREGRDDRRDRDDRRGPRRGDRGDRGDRRGGDRGGERRGPLVEMKGAPAAASEGGEAAEGGEGGEEAQAE, from the coding sequence ATGGCCGCCGCGAGCGGCATCACGATGAAGCAGCTGCTGGAGGCCGGCGTTCACTTCGGCCACCAGACCAAGCGCTGGAACCCGAAGATGAAGCCCTACATCTTCGGCGCTCGTAACGGCATCTACATCATCGACCTGCAGAAGACCGTGGTCATGGCCCGCGCGGCCTTCCGCTTCGTGGCGGACATCACCTCGCGCGGCGGCCACGTGCTCTTCGTGGGCACCAAGAAGCAGGCCCAGGACGTCATCCGCGAGGAGGCCGCTCGCGCCGGTCAGTTCTTCGTCACCAGCCGCTGGCTCGGTGGCACCCTGACCAACTTCAAGACCATCAAGCAGGGCATCGACCGGCTGAAGGCGCTGGAGAAGATGGCCGAGGACGGCACCTTCGAGCGTCTGCCGAAGAAGGAGGTCGCCCAGCTCGAGCGTGAGCGCGAGAAGCTGGAGAAGAACCTGGGCGGCGTGAAGGAGATGTCCAAGCTGCCCCGCTGCGTCTTCGTGATCGACCCGAAGAAGGAGCACATCGCCATCCACGAGGCCACCCGCCTGGGCATCCCCGTGATCGGCGTGGTGGACACCAACTGCGACCCGGACGGCATCGACTTCGTCATCCCGGGCAACGACGACGCCATCCGCTCCATCAAGCTCTTCACCTCGAAGATCGCCGACGCGTGCCTCGAGGGTGCCGCGCGCTACCGCGCCTCGGGCGCCGCCGAGCGCGACGAGCAGGAGGAGCGTGAGGGCCGTGACGACCGCCGGGACCGTGACGACCGCCGTGGCCCGCGCCGTGGCGACCGGGGTGACCGCGGCGACCGCCGTGGCGGTGACCGTGGCGGCGAGCGCCGTGGCCCCCTCGTGGAGATGAAGGGCGCGCCGGCCGCGGCCTCCGAGGGTGGCGAGGCGGCCGAGGGCGGCGAGGGTGGCGAAGAGGCGCAGGCCGAGTAG
- the secA gene encoding preprotein translocase subunit SecA: MIEWTLKKLIGTKNERELKKARQKVIRVNELESRMRELKDEDFAAATARLKQEVANGKSLDDVLFEAFALTREAARRVIGQRHYDVQLIGGMFLHEGNIAEMRTGEGKTLTATLPTYLNALSGRGVHVVTVNDYLARRDAEWMGRVYRFLGMTTGCILHELNDKQRQEAYRADITYGQNNEFGFDYLRDNMKFRLQDYVQRELNYAIVDEVDSILIDEARTPLIISGPTEDSTDKYYRVDQVIPGMVPDQDYTLDEKARSVSLTDEGIEKLQKRLGVANLYDPSEIETLHHVEQALRAHTLYKRDKDYVVKDGEVMIVDEFTGRLMPGRRWSDGLHQAVEAKEGVKIENENQTLATISFQNYFRMYSKLSGMTGTADTEAEEFAKIYNLDVRVIPTNRPMVRKDQEDVVYKTEREKFEAVAKQIEELHQKGQPVLVGTVSIAKSEVVASFLKKHGVPHNVLNAKQHQREADIIAQAGRKGAVTISTNMAGRGTDILLGGNAEVMTKAAMGAEPEPPEPVEGQTPEQAAEAKAAYEQQLADWKKKYDETLAKFSEQTKAERTEVMNIGGLFILGTERHESRRIDNQLRGRAGRQGDPGGSRFFLSLEDDLMRIFGTERIQALMERMGMEEGEVIEHKWLSRAIEGAQKRVEGHNFDIRKNLLEYDDVMNQQRRTIYKLRRQVLAAGAGLPLVEYDEDKKTKAKIRTERTISWADFKEMVLDSLEDVIVSLTDTYLPTKNPGTWDLEALQRNVKDVFNLEMSFEGKGDRESVEEDIYKAAEKVILQRDQEFGEEFLRFLQYRYLATIDQLWKDHLLAMDHLRQGIGLRGYGQKDPKQEYKKEGYNGFIQMLGAIKTQFVSQMMRVQARNTAEETARIQKQMAQRQKQAMEGRANEEGKIEEATAAPRAPAKADGPRVGRNDPCPCGSGRKYKKCHGAAEANV; this comes from the coding sequence ATGATCGAATGGACTTTAAAGAAGCTCATCGGGACCAAGAATGAGCGCGAGCTCAAGAAGGCCCGCCAGAAGGTGATCCGCGTCAACGAGCTCGAGAGCCGGATGCGGGAGCTGAAGGACGAGGACTTCGCCGCCGCCACGGCCCGGTTGAAGCAGGAAGTCGCCAACGGCAAGTCGCTGGACGACGTGCTGTTCGAGGCCTTCGCGCTCACGCGCGAGGCCGCCCGCCGGGTGATCGGCCAGCGTCACTACGACGTGCAGCTGATCGGCGGCATGTTCCTGCACGAGGGGAACATCGCCGAGATGCGCACCGGCGAGGGCAAGACGCTGACGGCCACGTTGCCCACCTACCTCAACGCGCTGTCCGGGCGCGGCGTGCACGTGGTGACGGTGAACGACTACCTGGCCCGCCGCGACGCCGAGTGGATGGGCCGCGTCTACCGCTTCCTGGGCATGACGACGGGCTGCATCCTCCACGAGCTCAACGACAAGCAGCGCCAGGAGGCGTACCGCGCGGACATCACCTACGGGCAGAACAACGAGTTCGGCTTCGACTACCTGCGCGACAACATGAAGTTCCGCCTGCAGGACTACGTCCAGCGCGAGCTCAACTACGCCATCGTGGACGAGGTGGACTCCATCCTCATCGACGAGGCGCGCACCCCGCTCATCATCTCGGGCCCCACCGAGGACAGCACCGACAAGTACTACCGCGTCGACCAGGTGATTCCGGGCATGGTGCCGGACCAGGACTACACCCTGGACGAGAAGGCGCGCTCGGTGTCGCTGACGGACGAGGGCATCGAGAAGCTGCAGAAGCGGCTGGGCGTGGCCAACCTGTACGATCCCAGCGAGATCGAGACGCTCCACCACGTCGAGCAGGCCCTGCGCGCGCACACGCTCTACAAGCGCGACAAGGACTACGTGGTGAAGGACGGCGAGGTGATGATCGTCGACGAGTTCACCGGTCGCCTCATGCCCGGCCGCCGCTGGTCGGACGGCCTGCACCAGGCCGTCGAGGCCAAGGAGGGCGTGAAGATCGAGAACGAGAACCAGACGCTGGCCACCATCTCGTTCCAGAACTACTTCCGCATGTACTCGAAGCTGTCGGGCATGACGGGCACCGCGGACACCGAGGCCGAGGAGTTCGCGAAGATCTACAACCTGGACGTGCGCGTCATCCCGACCAACCGCCCCATGGTCCGCAAGGATCAGGAGGACGTGGTCTACAAGACGGAGCGCGAGAAGTTCGAGGCGGTGGCCAAGCAGATCGAGGAGCTGCACCAGAAGGGGCAGCCGGTGCTGGTGGGCACCGTGTCCATCGCCAAGAGCGAGGTGGTGGCCAGCTTCCTCAAGAAGCACGGCGTGCCGCACAACGTGCTCAACGCCAAGCAGCACCAGCGCGAGGCGGACATCATCGCGCAGGCGGGCCGCAAGGGCGCCGTCACCATCTCCACGAACATGGCCGGCCGCGGCACGGACATCCTCCTGGGCGGCAACGCGGAGGTGATGACCAAGGCGGCCATGGGCGCCGAGCCCGAGCCCCCCGAGCCCGTGGAGGGCCAGACGCCGGAGCAGGCCGCGGAGGCCAAGGCGGCCTACGAGCAGCAGCTGGCCGACTGGAAGAAGAAGTACGACGAGACGCTGGCGAAGTTCTCCGAGCAGACGAAGGCCGAGCGCACCGAGGTGATGAACATCGGCGGCCTCTTCATCCTGGGCACCGAGCGCCACGAGTCGCGGCGCATCGACAACCAGCTGCGTGGCCGCGCCGGCCGCCAGGGAGACCCCGGTGGCAGCCGCTTCTTCCTGTCGCTCGAGGATGACCTGATGCGCATCTTCGGCACCGAGCGCATCCAGGCCCTGATGGAGCGCATGGGCATGGAGGAGGGCGAGGTCATCGAGCACAAGTGGCTCAGCCGCGCCATCGAGGGGGCCCAGAAGCGCGTCGAGGGCCACAACTTCGACATCCGCAAGAACCTCCTCGAGTACGACGACGTGATGAACCAGCAGCGGCGCACCATCTACAAGCTGCGCCGCCAGGTGCTCGCCGCGGGTGCCGGCCTGCCGCTGGTGGAGTACGACGAGGACAAGAAGACCAAGGCGAAGATCCGCACCGAGCGGACCATCTCCTGGGCGGACTTCAAGGAGATGGTGCTCGACTCGCTCGAGGACGTCATCGTCTCGCTGACGGACACCTACCTGCCGACGAAGAACCCGGGCACGTGGGATCTCGAGGCGCTCCAGCGCAACGTGAAGGACGTCTTCAACCTGGAGATGAGCTTCGAGGGCAAGGGCGACCGCGAGTCGGTGGAGGAGGACATCTACAAGGCCGCCGAGAAGGTCATCCTCCAGCGCGATCAGGAGTTCGGCGAGGAGTTCCTGCGCTTCCTGCAGTACCGGTACCTGGCGACCATCGATCAGCTGTGGAAGGACCACCTGCTGGCGATGGACCACCTGCGGCAGGGCATCGGCCTGCGCGGCTACGGCCAGAAGGACCCGAAGCAGGAGTACAAGAAGGAAGGCTACAACGGCTTCATCCAGATGCTGGGAGCCATCAAGACGCAGTTCGTCAGCCAGATGATGCGGGTGCAGGCGCGCAACACCGCCGAGGAGACGGCCCGCATCCAGAAGCAGATGGCCCAGCGCCAGAAGCAGGCGATGGAGGGCCGGGCGAACGAGGAGGGCAAGATCGAGGAGGCCACGGCCGCGCCTCGGGCTCCGGCCAAGGCGGACGGGCCGCGCGTGGGCCGCAACGATCCGTGCCCCTGCGGCAGCGGCCGCAAGTACAAGAAGTGCCACGGCGCCGCCGAGGCGAACGTCTAG
- a CDS encoding SixA phosphatase family protein: MRIFLVRHGDADAEIPEGLGDEARALTAKARANTAQHFTSLSERMGPISLILTSPLVRTVQTAQILSFATRHEGLLRVHRCLLPDMPVGAVEPVIAEHADQNLVLVGHQPSMGALAAHLLGMQSFPKPVNPGTVIALERGEGDAPQMKFLFYAPPGQQVIDVIQ, translated from the coding sequence TTGAGGATTTTCCTGGTAAGGCACGGCGATGCGGACGCGGAGATCCCCGAGGGTCTTGGCGACGAGGCGCGCGCGCTGACCGCGAAGGCCCGCGCGAACACCGCCCAGCACTTCACCTCGCTGTCGGAGCGCATGGGGCCCATCTCGCTCATCCTGACGAGCCCCCTGGTCCGCACCGTCCAGACGGCGCAGATCCTCTCCTTCGCCACCAGGCACGAGGGGCTGCTGCGCGTCCACCGCTGCCTGCTGCCGGACATGCCCGTGGGCGCCGTGGAGCCCGTCATCGCCGAGCACGCGGACCAGAACCTCGTGCTCGTGGGGCACCAGCCCTCCATGGGAGCGCTGGCCGCCCACCTGCTGGGCATGCAGTCGTTCCCCAAGCCGGTGAACCCCGGCACCGTCATCGCCCTGGAGCGTGGCGAGGGCGACGCGCCCCAGATGAAGTTCCTGTTCTACGCGCCTCCCGGCCAGCAGGTGATCGACGTCATCCAGTGA
- the frr gene encoding ribosome recycling factor, which yields MANEEVVTQLKSRIDKTLDDLKKDLSKVRTGRASTSLLDGIRVDFYGTPTPLNGVASVQSPEPRLITIKPWDKSVLKEIDKAIREANLGLNPMNDGEMIRLPFPPLTEERRKEIAKQVKSKGEEHKVAIRNIRRDANELLKTQLKDKKITEDDNKRLQEKVQKETDNGVAEVDKIVAAKEKEVMSV from the coding sequence ATGGCGAACGAGGAAGTCGTCACGCAGTTGAAGAGCCGTATCGACAAGACGCTCGATGACCTCAAGAAGGACCTGTCCAAGGTGCGCACGGGCCGTGCCAGCACCAGCCTGCTGGACGGCATCCGCGTGGACTTCTACGGCACCCCCACGCCGCTCAACGGCGTGGCCAGCGTGCAGTCCCCCGAGCCCCGGCTCATCACCATCAAGCCGTGGGACAAGAGCGTGCTGAAGGAGATCGACAAGGCCATCCGCGAGGCGAACCTGGGGCTCAACCCCATGAACGACGGCGAGATGATCCGCCTGCCGTTCCCGCCGCTGACCGAGGAGCGCCGCAAGGAGATCGCCAAGCAGGTGAAGTCCAAGGGCGAGGAGCACAAGGTCGCCATCCGCAACATCCGCCGCGACGCCAACGAGCTCCTGAAGACGCAGCTGAAGGACAAGAAGATCACCGAGGACGACAACAAGCGGCTCCAGGAGAAGGTGCAGAAGGAGACCGACAACGGGGTGGCCGAGGTGGACAAGATCGTCGCGGCCAAGGAAAAGGAAGTCATGTCGGTCTGA
- the pyrH gene encoding UMP kinase encodes MSDPTRSLRYKRILLKLSGEALMGDGKYGIHPPTLTRIASEVKELVQAGIELAVVIGGGNIFRGVAGATEGMDRASADYMGMLATCINSMAMQDALEKQGVFTRVLSAIKMEQIAEPYIRRRAVRHLEKGRVVIFAAGTGNPYFTTDTAASLRAMEINAEVILKATKVDGVYNADPKKDATARRYRSLTYMDVLKQNLNVMDSTAISLCMDNKLPIIVFDLTTRGNIGRAVLGNGDIGTVVGAAETAWA; translated from the coding sequence ATGTCCGACCCGACCCGCTCCCTTCGATACAAGCGCATCCTCCTCAAGCTCTCGGGCGAGGCCCTGATGGGCGATGGCAAGTACGGCATCCACCCGCCCACGCTCACCCGCATCGCCAGCGAGGTGAAGGAGCTGGTGCAGGCCGGCATCGAGCTGGCCGTCGTCATCGGCGGAGGCAACATCTTCCGCGGCGTGGCTGGCGCCACCGAGGGCATGGACCGCGCGAGCGCTGACTACATGGGCATGCTCGCCACCTGCATCAACTCCATGGCCATGCAGGACGCGCTGGAGAAGCAGGGCGTCTTCACCCGGGTGCTGTCGGCCATCAAGATGGAGCAGATCGCCGAGCCCTACATCCGCCGCCGCGCCGTGCGCCACCTGGAGAAGGGGCGCGTGGTCATCTTCGCCGCCGGCACCGGCAACCCCTACTTCACCACCGACACCGCCGCCAGCTTGCGCGCCATGGAGATCAACGCCGAGGTGATTCTCAAGGCGACCAAGGTGGACGGCGTCTACAACGCGGACCCGAAGAAGGACGCCACCGCGCGGCGCTACCGCTCCCTCACGTACATGGACGTGCTCAAGCAGAACCTGAACGTGATGGACTCGACGGCCATCTCGCTGTGCATGGACAACAAGCTGCCCATCATCGTCTTTGACCTGACGACGCGCGGCAACATCGGTCGGGCCGTGCTGGGCAACGGGGATATCGGTACAGTGGTGGGCGCGGCCGAGACGGCCTGGGCCTGA
- the cyaY gene encoding iron donor protein CyaY, giving the protein MMDEARYNQLVAAVFKRMLAAADAIDPDILEAESTGDMLTLTSRSREKCIVNTQRAVRQIWVAGKSQGIHFTYDDATGTWRDDKGKGLELFAFVADVVRDISGADLAYTA; this is encoded by the coding sequence ATGATGGACGAAGCCCGCTACAACCAGCTCGTCGCCGCGGTCTTCAAGCGCATGCTCGCCGCCGCGGACGCCATCGATCCGGACATCCTCGAGGCGGAGAGCACCGGCGACATGCTCACCCTCACCTCCCGCTCGCGGGAGAAGTGCATCGTCAACACCCAGCGCGCCGTGCGGCAGATCTGGGTGGCCGGCAAGAGCCAGGGCATCCACTTCACCTACGACGACGCCACCGGCACCTGGCGCGACGACAAGGGCAAGGGCCTGGAGCTCTTCGCCTTCGTCGCGGACGTGGTGCGGGACATCAGCGGCGCGGACCTCGCCTACACGGCCTGA
- a CDS encoding diguanylate cyclase, translating into MRSALIAEPAIPVATALRKFLESAGYAVIVVSTASEALREVRTSPPELLLASLSPSLDGEALCREVKEESPELPVLLLYMPEEENPEERATAAGADACLVGPLKRTTVVTCVGLMLQVAEARAAARSAAPATPPAPPPSAESDDLAARKLGLEGPGSADFDFLKRLLLMEVKRSRRYRYPIALLLLELDRLNERTAQLGSSQRTTLLAETLGLISGGVRDIDVIVPTTEGKFVAFLPHTPKVGALVVAERLRQRVKSLSRLPNMSVSMGLSVFEPSPVRGQTQVSFGNLMKDASEALRKAQNAGGDRVEYIEREMPEDEEPPPED; encoded by the coding sequence ATGCGCTCCGCCCTCATCGCCGAGCCCGCCATCCCCGTCGCCACGGCCCTGCGCAAGTTCCTCGAGAGCGCGGGCTACGCGGTCATCGTCGTCAGTACCGCCAGCGAGGCGCTCCGGGAGGTCCGTACGAGTCCTCCCGAGCTGCTGCTGGCCTCGCTCTCCCCCTCGCTGGATGGCGAGGCGCTGTGCCGGGAGGTGAAGGAGGAGTCTCCCGAGCTCCCGGTGCTCCTGCTCTACATGCCGGAGGAGGAGAACCCCGAGGAGCGCGCCACCGCCGCCGGGGCGGATGCGTGCCTGGTGGGCCCCCTCAAGCGCACCACGGTGGTGACGTGCGTGGGGCTGATGCTCCAGGTGGCCGAGGCTCGTGCCGCCGCCCGCTCCGCCGCGCCTGCCACGCCTCCCGCGCCTCCGCCGTCGGCCGAGTCCGATGACCTGGCGGCCCGCAAGCTCGGGCTGGAGGGCCCGGGCTCCGCGGACTTCGACTTCCTCAAGCGGCTGCTGCTCATGGAGGTGAAGCGCAGCCGGCGCTACCGTTACCCCATCGCCCTGCTGCTGCTGGAGCTGGACCGCCTGAACGAGCGCACGGCGCAGTTGGGGTCCTCTCAGCGCACCACGCTGCTGGCGGAGACGCTGGGGCTCATCTCCGGGGGCGTGCGGGACATCGACGTCATCGTCCCCACCACCGAGGGCAAGTTCGTGGCCTTCCTGCCGCACACGCCCAAGGTGGGCGCGCTGGTGGTGGCCGAGCGGCTGCGGCAGCGGGTGAAGAGCCTGTCCCGCCTGCCCAACATGTCGGTGTCCATGGGGCTGTCCGTCTTCGAGCCCTCGCCCGTGCGCGGCCAGACGCAGGTGAGCTTCGGCAACCTGATGAAGGACGCCAGCGAGGCGCTGCGCAAGGCCCAGAACGCCGGAGGGGACCGCGTGGAGTACATCGAGCGGGAGATGCCGGAGGACGAGGAGCCGCCGCCGGAGGACTGA